A region from the Triticum aestivum cultivar Chinese Spring chromosome 3D, IWGSC CS RefSeq v2.1, whole genome shotgun sequence genome encodes:
- the LOC123078636 gene encoding peptide deformylase 1B, chloroplastic encodes MATACFHLRLCPRFRAFASFSSRPLLATHPRTLPLARTGPATPLAARTRRGFGSSTAAAPLNEDDDFATAADLRFERPLKVVQYPDPVLRARNKRINTFDDNLRSLADEMFDVMYKTDGIGLSAPQVGVNVQLMVFNPAGVKGEGEEIVLVNPVVYKFSKRLSVYEEGCLSFPGIYANVLRPDTVKIDAQDASGAKIKVKLSELSARVFQHEFDHLQGILFFDRMTMDVVESIYEQLKSLEDKYVEITGQASPETIANYRGTKDVVSFSR; translated from the exons ATGGCGACCGCGTGCTTCCACCTTCGCCTCTGCCCCCGCTTCCGCGCCTTCGCGTCCTTCTCCTCTCGCCCCCTCCTCGCTACCCACCCCAGGACCCTGCCCCTAGCACGCACCGGCCCGGCTACGCCGCTCGCCGCCCGCACGCGCCGTGGGTTCGGCTCCTCCACGGCCGCCGCCCCGCTCAACGAGGATGACGACTTCGCCACAG CTGCGGACCTGCGGTTCGAGCGGCCGCTCAAGGTAGTGCAGTACCCCGACCCCGTCCTGCGCGCACGCAACAAGCGCATCAACACCTTCGACGACAACCTTCGCTCCCTCGCGGACGAGATGTTTGATGTCATGTACAA GACGGATGGCATTGGTCTCTCGGCACCACAAGTTGGAGTGAACGTGCAGCTCATGGTATTCAACCCAGCTGGGGtgaaaggggaaggagaggaaaTTGTCCTTGTCAACCCAGTAGTTTACAAGTTCTCGAAGCGGTTGTCAGTCTATGAAGAAGGGTGCTTGTCGTTCCCTGGAATATATGCCAATGTGCTG AGACCAGACACTGTTAAAATTGATGCTCAAGATGCTAGTGGAGCAAAGATCAAAGTTAAATTATCAGAACTATCTGCAAGAGTTTTCCAGCATGAGTTTGATCATTTACAG GGAATCCTTTTCTTTGACAGAATGACTATGGATGTTGTTGAGAGCATATATGAGCAGCTGAAG AGTCTAGAGGACAAATACGTGGAAATAACAGGACAAGCAAGCCCTGAAACTATAGCAAACTACAGAGGGACAAAGGATGTCGTTAGTTTTTCAAGATGA